Genomic DNA from Noviherbaspirillum saxi:
GCCCGAAATAAGTCAATGGCCAGAAACGGATTCGTCTACTGGTGCGATACTGCCGCCGGTGTCGTTGAAAGAGCGCTTCGAACGTGCGTTCACGCTTGGCGCGGATCCGCTTGTGGTTGCAAAAAATGGGCAAACCCCGATTGACGTCGCGGCGCAACACGGGAGTCTGGCGAAGTTTGTTCATGCCATGGGCGAGATGACGTCTGCGATCAATATTGATCGTATGCTTGAATGGACGAATGACCAAGGCCAGAACATCCTGTCCGTGGCAGCGCGCTATGAATATGATGCAATGGCTGAGATACGCAAAATCGTGGCACACAAATTCTGCGGTAATTTACGGCCTCAGCAATTCCTTGCAAAAGGACAGTCTTCCTTGTCCGCGCAGGAATCCGAGACCTTGAAGTTAGAAATAGAGCAGAATTGGGGCGAACCACTCGACGACAGACAATTGGCGGCACTGACTCACTACATGAATGTCGCCAAGAAAACAAGCGCATCCCGCCATGACGTCATCGATGCGCTCCCCGTCAGTCTGGCGGGTGGACATCGAGCAGAGTTTATTGCCGCGTACGAGGTATACGCCGCTGGTATTGGTGATATCAATGCTCGAAACGATGATGGCCACACGCCTTTGCACCAACTAGCTCTTCATCAGAATGCCACGACCGGTCGAACAAGCATCGCTCCCATTGCCCACGAATTGGCTGGCCCTGAGTGGGTGGGTGTAGAGGAGCGGCTTGCCGTTATGTTGGGTCTTGGGGCGGATCCCTTTTCGACTGAAAAAGGGAAGTTAACATCGCCTTATTTTTTTGCGAAAGCTTCCAAGTGCACGGAATTGGAACAACCCATGTCTAAAATGCACACGGCGTTGCGCACGCTGGCCGTTGCCCAAAATGGCGTGAACAGGGTAGCTATTAATCATGCGTCGTCCGCAGAGGCGGTAAATTTCCTTTGTGATCTGGATATTGAGGAAGCATCCGCATTTGCAGGATATGGATCTGCGACCGAAATAGCCGGCATAGCAATGCATCAAAGAGCATGGACGATAAGCCGCATAACCAATGATTTCAGACGGTTGATACGAAACAATCTCGATCTGCCCGGGTCAACTGGTTGGTGACTTTGGGAATCGTGACGACACTTGGATGATTGAATAACACGTGGACCAAGGCTGGCTTCTGCTCAGTTTCGGCAAACTGCACAGTCCGCGTTTTTCCAGTTTCTTGCCGGCTTGCAGCGGCCAGTGCGCATTGACCGTGCTTTTGGCATGGCTCAGCACCAGTTCGTCCGAACTCAAGTCCGTGCATAGCGAAGCAAATAATGCTGCGTCAGTTTGTCTTCTTTGCTTGAGACATAGTCTTTCACCATCGCTTTGTTTTTTCTCGACCTGGCTCTGATTGTTTCTCTCAGAAAAAACGATTCTTAATCTAAAACGCTTATGCCGCGCCTTCCTTCACGGCCGGCACTGCAACACCCAGCCCGCGTGCCGCTTCGCACAACTGAGCCCAGGTCGTGACGTCGACCGGAATGCCATTGGCGCTTCGCTCGCGCCGCCGCGCGGCTTCTGGCTCGCCCGGCACATAGATCTCATCGGTGCCCGCCTGACGCGGCGATTCCTTGACCCAGGCGACAAACGCATCGGCCTCCGCTTCCGCGGTTGCGGCATCGAACGCCGCCGGCGACACGATGATGGAAAGCATGCAATTAATGATTGCGCTGCTCTGTACCCGCGTATCGGCATGCGTCGTAAAGCCGCCGGACAAGGCGCCGGCAAAAATTTCACACATCGCGGCCAGACCATAGCCCTTGTACTCGCCGAAAGGGAGTAGCGAACCGCGCGGCGATTCATGCATGACCCCCGGATCGGTCGTCGCCGAGCCGCTGTGATCGATCACGCACCCCGCCGGTACCGGCTGCTGCCGGTTATAGGCGACGCGCGTTTTTCCATAGGCAATACGGCTGGTCGCAAAGTCGAGCACGATCGGATCTTTCCCGCGACGCGGAAATGCCGCGCAAAAAGGATTGGTGCCAATGCGCGCATCGATGCCGCCATAAGGCGCCACCAGAGGATCACCCGCCACATTGACGAAATGGACGGACACCAGTCCCTCGGCCGCACATTGCTCGGCCCAGTGGCCGATACGCCCGATGTGATGCGCGTTGCGCAGGCCTACCGCACAAATGCCCAGGCGCTTTGCACGCTCGATGCCAAGGGCCATCGCTTCTCTTGCAACGACCTGTCCGAAGCCCAGTCCGCCTTCCAGCGTGAGCACCGCGCCGGCGTCCCGTGCGATCTCCACATGCCGGTTCAGGCGCAACTCGCCTTCGCACAGTGAACGCAGATAGCGCGGAATCATGCCTACCCCATGCGAATCGTGGCCTGACAGATTCGCCATGACAAGATGGTCGGCCACCTGTGTAGCTTCCGTTTTTTCGCTGCCGGCCGCCTGCCAGATTGCTTGAACGAAACGGTGCAGGGCATCCGAAAAAATACGCACTTCCGGCAAGTGTTCAGCCGAGTCCATCAGTCTTCTCCTTACGGGTTCAGGTTTGCTATCGCACGTCGAACAAGCCTTGGGTGCGCCGACGCCGAATCAGACCGTAACACATCGATGGATGGTTTTATATCCTTGACAACCGCAATCGAAAGTGAAATTATTCGGTCTACTGGTATGACCAATTTACCACGAGGCACGGCGACCTGTACAGGCTGTGCGCAGCCGGAAGGTCCTATGCCGATACAGATTGTCGAGGCGCCGCGCTTGTACCGTCAGATCGCCGATCAGCTGCGCATGCTGATCCGCGACAACGAGTTCAAGCCGGGAAGCAAGCTGCCGACCGAGCGCGACCTCGCGCATCAGCTCGGCGTATCGAGGCCGCCTGTCAGGGAAGCACTGATTGCGCTGGAAGTCGAAGGCTGGATCGAAGTAAGAAAGGGATCAGGTGTCTATGTCTGCGATCGCCAGGTCGAGCGGGCAATCCAGCCTGAGCTGTTTACTGAAATGCATGGGCCGCTGGAACTGATCCGCGCCCGTATGGTGGTCGAAGGCGAGATTGCGGCATTGGCCGCACGCCTCATTCGCAAACCGCAGGTCGAGCGATTGGAAGAGGCGATTGATTTGATGCAGTCCGAAGCAGATGCGGGCAGCACACCAGTTGGTGCGGATCGGATGTTCCATTTGCGTCTGGCATCGATTGCAGGCAATAGCGCGCTCACCAGCGTCGTCGCTTTGCTGTTCGATGAACGGGACAGTCCGATCTCGGCCAG
This window encodes:
- a CDS encoding malate/lactate/ureidoglycolate dehydrogenase, with the translated sequence MDSAEHLPEVRIFSDALHRFVQAIWQAAGSEKTEATQVADHLVMANLSGHDSHGVGMIPRYLRSLCEGELRLNRHVEIARDAGAVLTLEGGLGFGQVVAREAMALGIERAKRLGICAVGLRNAHHIGRIGHWAEQCAAEGLVSVHFVNVAGDPLVAPYGGIDARIGTNPFCAAFPRRGKDPIVLDFATSRIAYGKTRVAYNRQQPVPAGCVIDHSGSATTDPGVMHESPRGSLLPFGEYKGYGLAAMCEIFAGALSGGFTTHADTRVQSSAIINCMLSIIVSPAAFDAATAEAEADAFVAWVKESPRQAGTDEIYVPGEPEAARRRERSANGIPVDVTTWAQLCEAARGLGVAVPAVKEGAA
- a CDS encoding FadR/GntR family transcriptional regulator; the encoded protein is MPIQIVEAPRLYRQIADQLRMLIRDNEFKPGSKLPTERDLAHQLGVSRPPVREALIALEVEGWIEVRKGSGVYVCDRQVERAIQPELFTEMHGPLELIRARMVVEGEIAALAARLIRKPQVERLEEAIDLMQSEADAGSTPVGADRMFHLRLASIAGNSALTSVVALLFDERDSPISARLGEHLENESGWNAAIREHRQIVDAVASHDPAKARAAMQKHMIRAHRRFTMRID